A segment of the Thermoplasmata archaeon genome:
CGCCATGTCTACAAGCTGCTCTCGGGTCACGCCTAGCACCGAGAGGACAGTGGGGAGGGATATCAGCTCCGGCTCAATATTTACGTAGATTTGCTTCCTTGGGAGTTTGCGCCTCCCGGTTATCGTCAGGTTGCGGACGAGCGATGGGGAGCCGAAGAGGAGGGAGTCGTAGTCCTGCGATGAGACGCAGGAGGCGAGCCCTTTCTGGACCATGAAGCTGGCCTCCGCCTCGCCCTCGGAAGGAGCCTGTACCACGGGGATGCCCATCAGGCCAAGAAGCCTCTTTGAGCCCTCGACCATTTCTTGGGTAATTCTGGAGGTCTGCTGGGCCTTGCTCCTAGCCCTCTCAATATCACCCTCCGCAAGGGCCCGAGCCCATTCCTCCCCCGCCCTCTCCTTCACGGCGGCCCTTTCCTCGAGGGTCCCCCTCTTCAGCTCGGATGGTTTTCCGTCAAAAACATAGATGGGCCTGATACCGGCCTCGAGGAGGTTGATGTTTCTATAGAGCAGTCCGGAGAGGTGCGAGGTCACCCTTCTCTTCGAGTCC
Coding sequences within it:
- the fen gene encoding flap endonuclease-1 is translated as MGVDLSEIVPKETRLLKDFAGETIAIDAYNTIYQFLSIIRQPDGTPLMDSKRRVTSHLSGLLYRNINLLEAGIRPIYVFDGKPSELKRGTLEERAAVKERAGEEWARALAEGDIERARSKAQQTSRITQEMVEGSKRLLGLMGIPVVQAPSEGEAEASFMVQKGLASCVSSQDYDSLLFGSPSLVRNLTITGRRKLPRKQIYVNIEPELISLPTVLSVLGVTREQLVDMAILMGTDFNEGVKGIGPKKALKLIKEHGNLEKVLEAKGFDVPGYYEIRKIFLEPAVEDPGEIKFGSPDVKGVVDMLCGEHDFSKERVEGPLTRLVEILEQRRKEGAQLRLDRWF